Part of the Catalinimonas alkaloidigena genome is shown below.
CCTAATCATCTTTCCCAAATTATTAAAAAGCGTGCCGAAGAACTTGATGAGATTATCAAACAAATCAATAAGACCGTTTCTTAATTCGTTTCGCTTGCTCAGGCAGGAGAAAGCACAAAAATCACCGAGAGTGGAACATGCGTATGCGGATGGATTGGCTCATGGATTTTCTCCAGTTTCAACTGGCAATGCTCAAAAAGTTTTTTCCAGTCTTTTATACTTCTCAAATACCAGTGATAGGAATCCTTAAAATTTCCTGGAAGGTTCTGCCAGACATCAGCTTCCCAGCGGCTTACTTTACTGTTTGGCATAGCATCAGGGTGTAGACTTTGGATGACCATTTTTCCTTCAGTAGTTAAGTGCTTGCGTACCTTTTGTAGTAGTGGAGCAGTAGTGCTCTCATCAAAAAGAGCAAAATTGAATATAGCAGCTTCAAATGGGGAGCCATTCACTTTGCTACCGGAAACAATATCTCCATAGCTCATACACCCATAAGTACCGCTGCCTTTTTCTTTCGCCAGCTTGATAAGCTCAGCACTACCATCTATTCCCCAGCATTCAACCCCCTCTTTCTTCATGCTTCTTACCAGCCACCCTTCTCCACATCCAATATCCAGTATTTTTTTACAGCCAAGCGATAGCAAGACATCAATAATTGCTTGATTGGTAACCAGCCGACGACTTTCCAGGCTGTTTTCTTCAATGAGCTTATTCCAGCGCTTCGCGTTCTGGTTCCAGCTATGGAGTACAAAGGATTCTTCTGGTATCTTCATAAGCAAGTGTATGATATAGTAAGTATGAAGACTTATTTACATTAAACTAAAACTGGTTTCAGTCTTCAAGACTGAAATCATGAATGAAGGTAAAGTCTGAGACTTTGCTTCATTTGTCCACTTCAGTTAGAAACTGAAGCGAGTATCTTGCTACAAAGCAATGATTTAAACTAATAGTGTCAACTTACTTAAGGTAATTAGGCTTATATCAGTTTGCAAAATGATAAGGCTTTTCTAATATTGGGTTTCATGGATCAGCAGTACCGTGCCCTGTATGCCGCTTTTGACCCTTATCCTTCTCCCAAAGGAGCGGCTACCCATATTCGCTATTTTTCTGAAACACTCTTTCGGCAGTGGAATGGAGGGGTACTTTATACAATCGGTACTTACGATCAGCCTTCTTCTGAGGTAGATGGTAACATTGGCTACGAGCGATTTAACCTGCAGGTTAGAAATTATTTACATAGAGCTGAGGCTTTTGCTGAACAGCTTACAGACCTGAGGAATGCTTTGCCTGAATTGGAAATAGTGCATTTTCGGGATATCTGGAGTGGCATGGCACTGTTACAACAGGAGCATAAATACGCTACTGTTTTTGAAGTCAATGGTTTGCCATCCATAGAATTGCCTTACCGCTACGCAGAGCTGCCAGAGGCTACGCTGCACAAGATTTACCACTTGGAGCAGCATTGTCTGGAGCATGCAGACCATATTGTGGTACCTTCAAAAGTAATTGAGCATTATTTGCTAAATAGAGGAGTGTCTGACACAAAAATCACACTGATTCCGAATGGAGCAATTGTACCTCCCACCTTAAAATCTCCGGAAGATGCGCCCGAGCAGTACCTTATTTATTTTGGCGCTCTACAGCCCTGGCAGGGTATGGATATATTGCTCAGGACCTTACCTTATCTGCAGGATTTCAGCGATCTCAAGCTTATGATTTGCGCGGCGCACCATCGTCATTTTGTAAAACCTTATCGCAAACTGGCTGAAAAACTAGGTGTAGCAGAGCGAGTGATATGGAAATTCGGGCTCGAGCAGGAAGAGTTGTGGGCTTATGTACAACATGCTCAACTTTCATTGGCTCCCCTCAAAGAATGTAGCCGCAATCTGGAACAGGGTTGTTGTCCTCTAAAGATTCTGGAATCTATGGCTTGTGGTACTACGGTAATTGCCTCTGACCTGCCGGTGGTTCGTGAGTTATTACAAAATGACATAAACGCTAAACTGGTGAGAGCAGAGCGACCTGCCGAATTGGCCAGAGCCATCAGAATTTTACTGGACTATCCTGAAGAAAATAGTAAGTTAAGAGAAAGTGCTCGCCTGAAAGTGGAGAGCCAATTTGGCTGGGCAGAGCAGCAGGCTAAGTTGACAAAATTGTACCAAACTATCATCAACCATCGCATGTAACATGTTTAAAAATTCTATTAACGCATACCGGATTTACCGAAGGCTGACCGATGAAGAAAAAGAAATACTGCAGGACCGAAAAGTCAGCGGAAAATATACGATAAGAGAGTGGAATAAGAAGCTGAGCCATATTGCCCTGATGGACAGTTATGCCGATAAGGCGAGGCAAGGCTTGGTATTGGTCATGGTTTCTATGGCATTTCCATTATTTATTCTCATTATCCTGATGATAAATGGAGTTGTATTTGCCTTCTTCTTAGCTTTTCTGCTTGTTTTATTATTTGGCACTGCATTATGGCTGCATCTGAAGTTTAAGAAGCTGGATGTAGGGAATCAGCTTCGTTTCTTCGTGATTCCCAGCCTGAAATTGCTTAGTAGTAAAGTACGCAAAAGTCATAAAGTAGAACTGGATATCAACCTGGGAATCCCTACTGATGAACAATACCAAAGCAGCCAGGAAGTTGATGACAGGCCTGCTAATAAACGTTATCAAAAGATTACGACCACATTCTTCCGCCTTTCCTGGCTTACTGCCAAGGTTCCCCTGGCCGATGGGGCATTGCTCATTTGGGAAAATGAAGATATCGTAAGAGAACGCAGGGGAGTGAAGTATCATAAAAACAAACGCAAGACGAAGTATAAAAACAAGCATCTTCTCAAAGCTAAGTTGGTCTTGCCTAAGGCAAAATACCAATTGGCAGAAGATGTGTCGGAAGGAGTTAGCATTGAAGAAACCGAAAAATTTTATATGATCAGTCTGAAAGGCAAACAGCTGTCTAAATATCACCCTAACCTTCACGGAGATTATTTCAAAAGCATGAGCCCGAAATACTTTACCAGCTTACTAATTTCTGCATACAAGCAAGTAGAACCCATTCAACCCCTAGCATCATGAATCAGGATGAGATGTTTCCTAATGAAGACGGAGAAGAAAAAGATCCATACAAACGTGTAAAAAAACGGGCTGCCGGAGGGCGACTGTTTTCTGAAGATGACTACGATGCTTTTGATGAAGAGCATCTGCTGGAGTTTGATGAAGATGAGGAGGCTTTAACCTATCTGGATAGTTAAATTGGGGTTACGTTTACTTTGGCTTAGCGAAAACTATTTCCCTAATCGGGGAGGCATGGCACAGTCCTGCGACCGTATTGTGCATCATCTGAGGGAGGGAGGCGTGCAGATAGATATCATCCATTTTTCTCAGCGCAAAAAAGCTTACCAGTGGCAGGTACAGAAGAGAGGCAGGTATATGGCTTGCCCGTTTGAGGTAGATGCTGCCCATACGCTCAACAAGCTCTGGAATAAGCTGAGTGAAGAAAAAGAGCTGTATTCTCATCTTGTGGCTTTTGGGGGAAACTTACCAATACTGGCTGCTTCTGTCTATCCCACATGGATGCAGACTCCTCTGGTCACACTCTTCCGGGGTAATGATTTTGATGCGGCTATGTTTTCAACAAGAAGGCAGCCTATTCTGCTAAGGGCTATCCAACAGTCGGCAGCTATAGGAGCGGTAAGTCAGGATAAGGTCATTAAGATACAACGACTTTTCCCTGAGCATAAAGTTTTTTATACACCAAACGGGATTGATACTACCAACTGGCGACTTAGTTCTAGTGATCTTGAAAAGGCTATGCAGTGGCGAAAAGAAATTGCACCTGATAGAAAAGTGATCGGCCTTTTTGGTGACCTGAAGGCTAAGAAGGGCGTTCCCTTTTTCCTGGAGGCCATTCGTAAGAGCAGCTTGACAGACCACTTGCATTTGTTGTTGGTGGGAAATGTAGAAGATACATTATTAGAAACCCTGCAAGAAGAACCCGCTATTCGCTTTTCTTCCCTGGGCTTTTTGGATCGCTATGAACTGCTGGGCTATTACCCCGCATGTGATGCCATTGCTATCCCTTCTTACTATGATGGTATGCCTAATGTGATGCTGGAAGCCGGGAGCCTGGGTGTTCCTCTGATCACCTCAGCCATAGATGGGATGAAAGATGTATTGATAAATGATGAAGAACAGTTAGCTTGCTTGTTCCATGCTGGTGATGTCAGGGATGCTGCCCGTGCGTTGAAATGGTGGTACAGCTCTCCCGAACAGGCAAAGCAGCAGAAAGCAGCTAGGTGTCAGCGTATCATCAAAGAACGTTTCAACCATAAGCAGGAAGTTGCCAATTACCTGGAAATTTTTCATCAAACGCTAAAAAGACCGTGAAGCTGTATTATGCAGTAGGCGGGGGACTGGGGCATTTAAGCAGAGCCATCGCTTTCATCCACACCCGGCCCGACCTTAACATAGACAACACCATAGTAATGCTTGCAGACAGAGACATCTATCAAATGGAGCAGGCTGCTTTTATGGAAGAAAAATGGAGAGCGTTAAGAATAGCACCTATTCCATTATCTTTTTTTAAGCGTTTTGAGAAGTTGAGCGCTTATCTGAAAAATTGGGTCAATGATAATGTGCCCGACCAAATCTATC
Proteins encoded:
- a CDS encoding class I SAM-dependent methyltransferase; translation: MKIPEESFVLHSWNQNAKRWNKLIEENSLESRRLVTNQAIIDVLLSLGCKKILDIGCGEGWLVRSMKKEGVECWGIDGSAELIKLAKEKGSGTYGCMSYGDIVSGSKVNGSPFEAAIFNFALFDESTTAPLLQKVRKHLTTEGKMVIQSLHPDAMPNSKVSRWEADVWQNLPGNFKDSYHWYLRSIKDWKKLFEHCQLKLEKIHEPIHPHTHVPLSVIFVLSPA
- a CDS encoding glycosyltransferase family 4 protein; the protein is MDQQYRALYAAFDPYPSPKGAATHIRYFSETLFRQWNGGVLYTIGTYDQPSSEVDGNIGYERFNLQVRNYLHRAEAFAEQLTDLRNALPELEIVHFRDIWSGMALLQQEHKYATVFEVNGLPSIELPYRYAELPEATLHKIYHLEQHCLEHADHIVVPSKVIEHYLLNRGVSDTKITLIPNGAIVPPTLKSPEDAPEQYLIYFGALQPWQGMDILLRTLPYLQDFSDLKLMICAAHHRHFVKPYRKLAEKLGVAERVIWKFGLEQEELWAYVQHAQLSLAPLKECSRNLEQGCCPLKILESMACGTTVIASDLPVVRELLQNDINAKLVRAERPAELARAIRILLDYPEENSKLRESARLKVESQFGWAEQQAKLTKLYQTIINHRM
- a CDS encoding glycosyltransferase family 4 protein, with the translated sequence MAQSCDRIVHHLREGGVQIDIIHFSQRKKAYQWQVQKRGRYMACPFEVDAAHTLNKLWNKLSEEKELYSHLVAFGGNLPILAASVYPTWMQTPLVTLFRGNDFDAAMFSTRRQPILLRAIQQSAAIGAVSQDKVIKIQRLFPEHKVFYTPNGIDTTNWRLSSSDLEKAMQWRKEIAPDRKVIGLFGDLKAKKGVPFFLEAIRKSSLTDHLHLLLVGNVEDTLLETLQEEPAIRFSSLGFLDRYELLGYYPACDAIAIPSYYDGMPNVMLEAGSLGVPLITSAIDGMKDVLINDEEQLACLFHAGDVRDAARALKWWYSSPEQAKQQKAARCQRIIKERFNHKQEVANYLEIFHQTLKRP